The segment TACGTGCCGCGCACCGCGCGCAGGCACACCCTGCGCAACGTGCTGTCGGTGGGGAGCGGCTTCGGCGGCTTCCAGTCCGCCGTGGTCCTGACCCAGCCCAAGGAGGTACGCGCGTGAAGAGCCGTACTGCCGGTCCCGTGGCGGCCGTCACCGGTATCGGGGTGGTCGCGCCGAACGGGATCGGCGCGGAGGCCTTCTGGAAGGCCACCCAGGCCGGGGCCAGCGTCCTGGACCGGGTGACCCGGCAGGGCTGCGAGCACCTTCCGGTGCGGGTGGCGGGCGAGGTGCGGGGTTTCGACCCGGGCTCGCTGGTGGAGGAGCGGTTCCTGGTCCAGACGGACCGCTTCAGCCACTACGCGCTGGCCGCGGCCGACCTCGCGCTGGAGCACGCCCGGCTGGGCCGGGCCGACTACGAGGACGACCCGTACGCGGTGGGCGTGGTGACGGCGGCCGGCTCGGGCGGCGGCGAGTTCGGGCAGCGCGAGCTGCAGCGGCTGTGGGGGCAGGGCCCCCGCTACGTCGGCCCGTACCAGTCGATCGCCTGGTTCTACGCGGCCAGCACCGGCCAGATCTCCATCCGGCGGGGGTTCAAGGGCCCGTGCGGGGTGGTGGCGAGCGACGAGGCGGGTGGGCTGGACGCCTTCGCGCACGCCGTACGGGCCATCCGGCAGGGCAGCCGGGCGATGCTCGTCGGCGCGACGGAGGCCCCTCTCGCCCCCTACTCGGTGGTCTGCCAGGTGGGGTACGAGGGGCTGAGCACCGCGGACGACCCGGAGCGCGCCTACCGCCCCTTCACGGCGAAGGCCTGCGGGTTCGTCCCGGCCGAGGGCGGTGCGATGTTCACCGTCGAGGAGGCGGCGACGGCCGCGCGGCGGGGGGCGCCCGTCCGGGCCCTGGTGGCCGGGCACTGCGCCACCTTCACCCCGCCGGGCCGCCCGGGCGACTCCGAAGGGCTGGCGCATGCCGTCCGCGGTGCGCTGCGGGAGGCGGGCTGCGCTCCGGAGGAGGTGGACGTGGTCTTCGCGGACGCCCTGGGCACGCCCGAGGCGGACGCGGCCGAGGCCGCGGCGCTGCGGTCGGCGCTGGGGGCCCACGGGTCGAAGGTGCCGGTGACGGCGCCCAAGTCCGGTACCGGGCGGGCGTACTGCGCGGCCGGGACCCTGGACGCGGCCGCCGCGGTCCTGGCGCTGGAGCACGGCGTCGTGCCGCCCACGCCGAACGTCTTCGACGTCTGCCACGACCTCGACGTGGTCACCGGCAGCGCCCGCGTCGCCCCCCTGCGGACCGCGCTCGTCCTGAGCCGCGGCCGGATGGGGTCCAACGCGGCACTCGTCCTGCGCAAGGGGCCTTGAGTCCGGCGCGCAGTGATCCGTACCCGGTTCCTCAGGGCCGCGCGGGCGACCGGCCGGCGCGGAAGCAGGAGAGAGAAGGCACGATGTCCGACCGACTGACCATGGAAGAGCTGGCGACCCTGATGAAGGGCGCCGGCATCACCGTCGACCCCGCCGAGCTGACGAGCCGTCCGGACTCGCGGTTCGACGACTACGGCCTGGATTCGCTGGGCCTGCTCGGGATCGTGGGCGAGCTGGAGAACCGGCGCGGCCGGGCGCTTCCCGCGGACGCCGACCGCTGCAAGAGCCCGCGCGAGTTCGTCGACCTCGTCAACAACAGCCTCATGACAGGAGCCTGAGATGCCCGGTCACACCGACAACGAGATCACCGTCAAGGCGCCCGTGGACGTCGTCTGGGACGTCACGAACGACCTGCCGAACTGGCCCGAGCTGTTCAGCGAGTACGCCTCCGTCGAGATCCTGGAGCAGGCGGGGAACACCACCCGGTTCCGCCTGGCCATGCACCCCGACGAGAACGGGGTGGTGTGGAGCTGGGTCTCGGAGCGGACGGTGGACCGCGCGGGGCTCACGGTGAAGGCGCGCCGGGTGGAGACCGGCCCGTTCGCGCACATGAACATCCACTGGGAGTACGGCGAGGTGCCGGGCGGGACCCGGATGCGGTGGGTGCAGGACTTCGCGATGAAGCCGGACGCGCCGATCGACGACGCGGGGATGACCGACCGCATCAACAAGAACTCCAAGATCCAGATGGAGCTGATCCGGGACAAGATCGAGCGGGCGCACCGGGCGAAGGCCAAGTCGCCGGCGGGCCGGCCCTGATCCCCCCTCCCCCGCGTCGTCCCCCTCCCCGCCCCACCCGAAAGGCGACCCTCGATGCACCAAGCCCTCATCGTGGCCCGGATGGCGCCCGGTTCCGCGCCCGACATCGCCCGCCTGTTCGCCGCCTCGGACGCCGGCGAGCTGCCGCACCTGGTCGGCGTCCGGCGGCGCAGCCTCTTCCAGTTCGGGGAGGTGTACATGCACCTGGTCGAGTGCGACAGCGATCCCGGTCCGGCCATCGCGAAGGTCGTCGGGCACCCGGAGTTCCGTGACCTGAGCGACCGGCTCCAGGCGTACGTCAGCCCGCACGACCCGGAGACCTGGCGGAGCCCCAAGGACGCGATGGCCCACCGCTTCTACCTCTGGGAGCGGGACGCCGCCCGGTAGTCCGTACGGGTGCCCAAGCCTGCGCCGCTCCGCCGGGCGGCCTGGGCACCCACGGCCTGTGACGGGAGGAATTCGGCAGGTAGTTTTTGAATGAATACCTGACTGAATTGCCGTCAACAAGGTTCCACCTGTTATCTCGATTTTATAACGACCTCCCTTTATTGGCCTGGACCTTTTCCGCGCGACGCGCGTAACTCCCCTATTTTCAAAGCGACTTGACAGTTCATCAAATCCGGCCCGAAGGTAACGGATAGATTTCCCGGGCCCGGCTCCCGTTTGTCCGAATTCTCCACGGCGCTCGTCTGGCACGCTTCTGCGCACCCACTCCCCTGACCAGGACTTGAGGTGCGCATGACAGCACGACCCAAGGGCCGGCGCCGCCGGACCGACCAACGCCGCACACCGCGGAAGCTGATACTCCTGACCGCCGCGGCGGCGTCGGCGGCGCTGCTCGCGGGCGGTCTCGCCTACTCCCGCCTCGCCCCCGACGCCGGGGCGAGCACCCCCGCACTGGCCGGAGCCCCGGCCGCCGCCGCGGAGCCGGCCGCCGCACCGGCCCGCGACCAGGACCCGGCCCCGCTCGCGCAGAAGCCCGCGAACGAGGACGCCAAGGGCATGGTCTACGACGGCCTCGACACCGCCCCCAAGGGCGACCGCTGCGCCGGCGTCTACCGCAC is part of the Streptomyces katrae genome and harbors:
- a CDS encoding SRPBCC family protein, with protein sequence MPGHTDNEITVKAPVDVVWDVTNDLPNWPELFSEYASVEILEQAGNTTRFRLAMHPDENGVVWSWVSERTVDRAGLTVKARRVETGPFAHMNIHWEYGEVPGGTRMRWVQDFAMKPDAPIDDAGMTDRINKNSKIQMELIRDKIERAHRAKAKSPAGRP
- a CDS encoding beta-ketoacyl synthase N-terminal-like domain-containing protein; the protein is MKSRTAGPVAAVTGIGVVAPNGIGAEAFWKATQAGASVLDRVTRQGCEHLPVRVAGEVRGFDPGSLVEERFLVQTDRFSHYALAAADLALEHARLGRADYEDDPYAVGVVTAAGSGGGEFGQRELQRLWGQGPRYVGPYQSIAWFYAASTGQISIRRGFKGPCGVVASDEAGGLDAFAHAVRAIRQGSRAMLVGATEAPLAPYSVVCQVGYEGLSTADDPERAYRPFTAKACGFVPAEGGAMFTVEEAATAARRGAPVRALVAGHCATFTPPGRPGDSEGLAHAVRGALREAGCAPEEVDVVFADALGTPEADAAEAAALRSALGAHGSKVPVTAPKSGTGRAYCAAGTLDAAAAVLALEHGVVPPTPNVFDVCHDLDVVTGSARVAPLRTALVLSRGRMGSNAALVLRKGP
- a CDS encoding acyl carrier protein, whose amino-acid sequence is MSDRLTMEELATLMKGAGITVDPAELTSRPDSRFDDYGLDSLGLLGIVGELENRRGRALPADADRCKSPREFVDLVNNSLMTGA
- a CDS encoding TcmI family type II polyketide cyclase, with translation MHQALIVARMAPGSAPDIARLFAASDAGELPHLVGVRRRSLFQFGEVYMHLVECDSDPGPAIAKVVGHPEFRDLSDRLQAYVSPHDPETWRSPKDAMAHRFYLWERDAAR